From the genome of Candidatus Aegiribacteria sp., one region includes:
- a CDS encoding uracil-DNA glycosylase, whose product MADDRNTLAPKGRADPFWNSVASFGIDDIFVLPEWISELKGEKTPSVTGEKGGNIPEGLEALTSRVGDCQACRLCEKRNSIVFGGGNPSAGILFIGEGPGANEDIQGEPFVGRAGKLLDKILEAIDLNRDSVYITNIVKCRPPGNRNPSPDEVAACWWILEEQIRIMKPGIIVSLGAPASRTMTGSKEGIGKLRGSIHRYGDIPVLPTYHPAALLRTQALKRPVWDDMKKLKKLLDELNLPRAGKDRA is encoded by the coding sequence ATGGCTGACGACAGGAATACACTTGCTCCGAAAGGCAGAGCTGACCCTTTCTGGAATTCGGTAGCCAGCTTTGGTATTGATGACATTTTTGTACTTCCTGAATGGATTTCAGAGCTGAAAGGAGAAAAGACCCCTTCGGTAACAGGTGAAAAAGGCGGAAATATACCTGAGGGACTTGAAGCGCTTACATCAAGGGTTGGCGACTGCCAGGCCTGTCGTCTGTGTGAAAAGAGAAATTCGATTGTTTTCGGTGGAGGCAACCCTTCGGCTGGAATCCTTTTCATCGGTGAGGGACCCGGAGCCAACGAAGATATTCAGGGCGAACCATTCGTTGGCCGAGCGGGGAAGCTGTTGGATAAAATACTGGAGGCCATCGACCTGAACAGGGATTCGGTGTACATAACGAATATTGTTAAATGCAGACCCCCCGGTAACAGAAATCCTTCACCGGATGAAGTTGCAGCCTGCTGGTGGATACTGGAAGAACAGATACGGATAATGAAACCGGGTATTATAGTATCCCTTGGCGCGCCTGCCAGCAGAACGATGACCGGGAGCAAAGAGGGTATAGGAAAACTCAGAGGTTCCATTCACAGATATGGCGATATACCGGTTCTTCCCACCTATCATCCGGCTGCCCTTCTGCGAACTCAGGCCCTGAAAAGGCCTGTATGGGATGATATGAAAAAGCTTAAGAAACTCCTCGATGAATTGAATCTTCCCAGAGCCGGTAAGGATAGAGCATAA
- the gmk gene encoding guanylate kinase, producing MSSATGQLIVIAGPSGAGKTTLAHHLVDTFSSAVFSISTTTRPPRGSEKDGVDYFFTGRDEFQKRIDDGYFLEYAEVHGHLYGTSKDWVLKELSRGASVILDIDVQGALQVKEAFPASILIFVLTSSPDVLRSRLISRNTDDPDVVRRRMETAARETGWIGSFDYYIRNDSLEDSLIQVEAIIQGEKLKLENTVFPREVRAFSPDSFRGLEYWEGRRVIVTSGPTREPLDRVRFISNRSSGLMGCSMAEAFRDAGADVLFVTGPACNSDPSGTDIVTVETAREMLDILIGEVEKADLLVMAAAVSDFSPSSFLDGKTERAGTVELELEATPDILEELHRSVKGMCPVMAFALEFGSGGEERAIGKMKRKGASAVFFNPGDIPGAGMEVSSNQGKLIFSNGSSEEVKRFSKRYIAELLAAAMGRYLMKGSEC from the coding sequence TTGAGTAGCGCGACCGGGCAGCTGATAGTTATTGCGGGGCCTTCGGGAGCCGGTAAAACTACGCTTGCCCATCACCTTGTTGATACGTTCAGTTCCGCGGTATTCTCAATTTCAACAACGACAAGACCACCGCGGGGTTCGGAGAAGGATGGGGTGGACTACTTCTTTACAGGCAGGGATGAATTCCAGAAGAGAATTGATGACGGTTATTTCCTTGAATACGCGGAGGTTCATGGACACCTTTATGGAACTTCAAAAGATTGGGTTTTAAAAGAACTATCCCGAGGGGCAAGTGTTATCCTTGATATAGACGTTCAGGGAGCGCTTCAGGTTAAGGAAGCTTTTCCGGCTTCAATACTCATCTTCGTTCTGACGTCTTCTCCGGATGTACTCCGCAGCAGGTTGATATCCAGAAATACGGATGATCCTGATGTCGTTCGAAGGAGGATGGAAACCGCGGCAAGGGAAACAGGCTGGATCGGTTCTTTCGATTATTACATACGTAACGATAGTCTCGAAGACTCCCTGATACAGGTTGAAGCGATAATCCAAGGCGAGAAGCTGAAACTGGAGAATACGGTTTTTCCTCGCGAAGTCAGGGCTTTTTCTCCCGACTCTTTCAGGGGGCTTGAATACTGGGAGGGGAGAAGGGTAATAGTAACATCCGGCCCCACAAGGGAACCGCTTGACAGGGTTCGGTTCATTTCCAACAGATCCAGCGGTCTTATGGGTTGCAGTATGGCGGAGGCATTTCGTGATGCCGGAGCTGATGTTCTGTTCGTTACCGGGCCTGCCTGCAATTCAGATCCCTCCGGAACGGATATCGTTACCGTTGAAACGGCGCGGGAAATGCTTGATATCCTTATCGGTGAAGTTGAAAAGGCTGACTTGCTTGTAATGGCAGCGGCAGTATCCGATTTCAGCCCATCAAGCTTTCTTGATGGTAAAACCGAAAGAGCGGGAACCGTAGAGCTTGAACTTGAGGCAACTCCCGATATACTTGAAGAACTGCACAGGTCAGTGAAAGGTATGTGTCCGGTGATGGCTTTTGCCCTTGAATTCGGCTCCGGCGGAGAAGAAAGAGCCATTGGAAAAATGAAGAGGAAGGGGGCATCTGCCGTTTTCTTCAATCCGGGGGACATTCCCGGAGCTGGAATGGAGGTATCCTCCAACCAGGGGAAGCTTATTTTCAGTAACGGCAGTTCCGAAGAGGTCAAACGATTCTCGAAAAGGTATATTGCCGAACTGCTGGCAGCAGCCATGGGAAGATATTTAATGAAAGGCAGTGAATGTTAA